A window of Paenibacillus sp. 19GGS1-52 contains these coding sequences:
- a CDS encoding sugar ABC transporter permease, translating into MGNKKMARLGPQLVFVGPVLIFFTIIMIIPFLLGMYYSFTDWNGVAGTVTWVGFKNFEQIFTNDPDFWKSFWFTTRFTVVGVVLTNIVGFALAYFLTKGLKLRNVLRTVFFMPNVIGGLLLGFIWQFIFIKGFSTLGDLTGWSFFNLPWLGDAATGFWGITIVFVWQSAGYLMVVYISSLTNVPTEVMEAAEIDGANRWQMLKNIIIPLIMPAVTICLFLAISWAFKMFDLNLSLTKGGPFKSTESVAMNVYVEAFQNNRYGLGTAKSLLFFIVVAIITILQVRLTKSKEVEA; encoded by the coding sequence ATGGGCAACAAAAAAATGGCACGCTTAGGGCCGCAGCTTGTATTTGTAGGGCCGGTACTTATATTTTTCACAATTATTATGATTATTCCGTTTCTGCTCGGCATGTATTACTCGTTCACGGATTGGAACGGGGTAGCAGGAACTGTGACTTGGGTTGGCTTCAAGAACTTTGAGCAAATCTTCACGAATGATCCCGACTTCTGGAAGTCGTTCTGGTTTACTACCCGCTTCACCGTAGTGGGCGTCGTATTGACCAATATCGTGGGGTTTGCCTTAGCTTACTTCCTGACTAAAGGACTGAAGCTGCGCAATGTGCTGCGGACGGTATTCTTTATGCCAAACGTCATCGGCGGCCTGCTGCTCGGATTTATCTGGCAGTTCATCTTCATCAAGGGGTTCTCCACACTTGGAGATTTAACCGGTTGGTCGTTCTTTAACCTTCCATGGTTAGGCGATGCAGCTACCGGATTCTGGGGCATCACAATCGTATTCGTCTGGCAGTCTGCTGGATACTTGATGGTAGTCTATATCTCTTCATTAACTAATGTTCCTACGGAAGTCATGGAAGCAGCGGAGATTGATGGTGCGAACCGTTGGCAAATGCTGAAGAACATTATTATTCCGCTGATTATGCCTGCTGTAACGATTTGCCTCTTCCTGGCTATATCCTGGGCATTCAAAATGTTCGATCTGAACTTGTCGCTGACCAAAGGCGGACCGTTCAAGTCGACAGAGTCCGTAGCGATGAACGTATATGTCGAAGCATTCCAGAATAACCGATACGGACTGGGCACGGCGAAGTCATTATTGTTCTTCATCGTAGTCGCTATTATTACCATACTTCAGGTCCGTCTGACGAAGAGCAAGGAGGTAGAAGCTTAA
- a CDS encoding extracellular solute-binding protein, producing MKSKKPALLAVSVLMVMSLVLAACGGNNNAASESNGNSSTNTDKVKTVTIFQFKTEIVEGLNELKVEFEKEHPNIKLDIQTVGGGADYAASLKTKFASGDAPDIFSNGGYNEMDLWMDKLEDLSDQAWVKDLIPLAAEPMTKDGKVYGMPMNLEGYGYIYNKDLFAKAGITEMPKTYTELEAAAKTLKAAGITPFANAYQEWWLMGNQGISVAFAEQPDVNAFIKGLNDGSASMVGNEKFDNFAKLMKLTVDYGNKNPLTTDYNTQVTLFANGEAAMMQEGNWSQTMIDGINPDLNIGVLPMPLSDDAAESDKLTIGIPANLVINKDSDSKEEAKIFLNWLVTSDMGKDYIVNKFKFIPALSTIKATPEQMGDIGTELYKYIDAGKIIGLQSSKFPDGAAQEFGSVIQEYVAGKIDVKAWETNMQAAWDKLKTQ from the coding sequence ATGAAGAGCAAAAAACCTGCGTTATTGGCAGTGTCCGTTCTGATGGTAATGTCACTAGTACTCGCTGCCTGTGGAGGCAATAATAATGCTGCAAGCGAAAGTAACGGGAATAGTTCTACTAACACAGATAAAGTGAAAACGGTAACAATTTTCCAGTTCAAAACCGAGATTGTGGAAGGCCTGAACGAGCTGAAAGTCGAGTTTGAAAAAGAACACCCGAACATCAAGCTTGATATTCAAACAGTCGGCGGCGGTGCGGATTATGCAGCTTCCCTGAAGACTAAATTTGCTTCCGGTGATGCTCCGGACATTTTCTCCAACGGTGGATACAACGAAATGGATCTTTGGATGGACAAGCTTGAAGATCTTAGTGATCAAGCTTGGGTTAAAGATCTGATTCCATTGGCTGCTGAGCCGATGACTAAAGACGGTAAAGTATACGGTATGCCAATGAACCTTGAAGGCTACGGATATATCTACAACAAAGATTTGTTTGCTAAAGCAGGCATTACAGAAATGCCAAAAACCTACACCGAGCTGGAAGCTGCTGCGAAGACGCTAAAGGCTGCCGGAATCACTCCTTTTGCTAATGCTTATCAGGAATGGTGGTTGATGGGTAACCAAGGAATTAGCGTGGCCTTTGCAGAGCAACCAGACGTTAACGCCTTTATTAAAGGCTTGAACGATGGTTCCGCTAGTATGGTCGGCAATGAGAAGTTCGATAATTTTGCTAAATTGATGAAGCTGACTGTGGACTATGGCAACAAAAATCCACTGACTACCGATTACAATACACAAGTTACACTCTTTGCTAATGGCGAAGCTGCTATGATGCAAGAAGGCAACTGGTCACAGACGATGATCGACGGTATTAATCCTGATCTGAATATCGGCGTATTGCCAATGCCGCTTAGCGACGATGCCGCTGAAAGCGACAAGCTGACTATCGGTATTCCAGCTAACCTTGTCATTAACAAAGATTCCGATTCCAAAGAAGAAGCTAAGATTTTCCTGAACTGGCTTGTAACTTCGGATATGGGTAAAGATTATATCGTAAACAAATTCAAATTTATTCCCGCCTTGTCGACCATCAAAGCAACACCAGAACAAATGGGCGATATCGGTACAGAGCTGTACAAATATATTGATGCTGGCAAAATCATCGGCCTGCAATCTTCGAAATTCCCTGATGGTGCAGCGCAAGAGTTCGGCAGCGTAATTCAAGAATATGTAGCCGGAAAAATTGACGTGAAAGCTTGGGAAACGAATATGCAAGCTGCTTGGGACAAGCTTAAGACACAATAA
- a CDS encoding carbohydrate ABC transporter permease translates to MGTFKKYNGRLFTTEVLMVLVGLLFLVPFYFLFVNSLKPFGDIMTNSASWPAVFKWENYSKAWELTRFPQAFSNSFGITVVSVVLMALFAAMGAYWMVRSDTKFNKMLFFLFVAAMVVPFQSIMIPLLKVINVLGVNNSRTGLIFTYLGLGAPMSIFLFHGFVKAIPLEIEEAATVDGCNPYGVFFRIVLPMLRPMLMTVIVLNTLWVWNDYLLPSLILQKPDMRTIPLATFAFFGQYTKQWDIALPALVLGIAPVIIFFLMLQRYIVEGIAAGSVKG, encoded by the coding sequence ATGGGTACTTTTAAAAAATATAACGGACGCTTATTTACCACCGAGGTCCTGATGGTCCTGGTCGGTCTGTTGTTTCTCGTACCATTCTACTTTCTGTTCGTAAACTCGTTGAAACCGTTTGGGGATATCATGACCAATTCGGCCAGCTGGCCGGCGGTATTTAAATGGGAGAACTACTCTAAGGCGTGGGAGCTCACCCGCTTCCCGCAAGCCTTTTCCAATTCCTTTGGAATTACAGTCGTAAGTGTAGTACTAATGGCCTTGTTTGCAGCCATGGGTGCTTACTGGATGGTCAGATCGGATACGAAGTTTAACAAAATGCTATTCTTTCTGTTTGTAGCAGCCATGGTTGTTCCTTTTCAGTCGATCATGATTCCTTTGCTGAAGGTCATTAATGTACTTGGTGTCAACAATAGCCGAACAGGATTGATCTTTACTTATCTGGGACTTGGAGCGCCGATGTCGATCTTTCTCTTCCATGGCTTCGTCAAAGCGATTCCGCTGGAAATTGAAGAAGCAGCAACGGTAGACGGTTGTAATCCTTATGGCGTGTTCTTCCGAATCGTATTGCCGATGCTCAGACCGATGCTGATGACAGTTATCGTGCTGAATACCCTGTGGGTATGGAATGATTATCTGCTGCCGTCTCTAATTCTGCAAAAACCAGATATGCGCACCATTCCGCTCGCCACCTTTGCTTTCTTCGGACAATATACGAAGCAATGGGATATCGCGCTTCCGGCGCTGGTATTGGGAATCGCTCCAGTTATCATCTTCTTCCTGATGCTGCAGCGCTATATTGTCGAAGGTATAGCAGCCGGTTCAGTTAAAGGTTAA
- a CDS encoding beta-galactosidase → MAMKEYNNVQVGVEYYPEHWDESLWEADIKLMQATGVKVVRVAEFAWSRLEPTDGDFQFAWLDRAMDLFHNYGLQVVIGTPTATPPRWLTTGYPDVLPVFADGGIFHPGVRGHRCYNSPSLRKYGSRIIERLAQHYSEHPAVIGWQTDNEFGMLDCHCDRCNDAFREWAKAKYGTLEAINSEWGTNVWSGEYSAWNEFTVPLGGSRHQNPSLLLDFQRFQWDSIVEFQQTQIDILRSVCPEHFITHNFHSYPQKLNMYPVGANLDVAAFDYYPNTSPTKQATAPYSGALSLDLTRGIKRKNFWIMEQLSGTPGCWMPMWRTPYPGFIRAYAWQTIARGADTVVHFRWRNAVAGAEQFWHGLIDHSNVPGRRFAEFTQFCNEVNALGDKLKGTTLKNEVAILNSHEQLVALDIQPQVENMEYYENLKQIHRALTKLGIGCDVIDWRQQLDEYKVVIALSLYLLDEEIAKQLEAYAAAGGVLIITNRSGVKNMNNIAVMQPLPGLLSYAAGVRVDEYDPIGTEAHIIVDINGNSYECLQWCDLLTPTTAETIAWYGNDFYAGIPAVTVNTFGRGQVYYLGTHAEESYWSVLLADLAKKHQLFQFAGLPDGMQASVRTGESGSFLFLLNLNRQAQTVTLSREFNSVLYGQPRFGELQLEPYGVEILEM, encoded by the coding sequence ATGGCGATGAAAGAGTATAACAACGTGCAAGTCGGAGTAGAATATTACCCGGAGCATTGGGATGAATCGCTCTGGGAAGCCGATATCAAGCTGATGCAAGCAACCGGCGTGAAGGTGGTTCGGGTCGCCGAATTTGCCTGGAGCCGACTTGAGCCAACGGATGGAGATTTCCAATTTGCGTGGCTGGACCGGGCGATGGATCTTTTTCATAACTATGGACTACAGGTCGTCATCGGAACACCAACTGCTACACCGCCACGCTGGCTGACCACGGGCTATCCGGATGTGCTTCCGGTATTTGCCGACGGGGGAATCTTTCATCCTGGTGTGCGCGGACATCGTTGTTACAATAGCCCCTCGTTACGGAAATACGGGAGCCGTATTATAGAGCGCCTAGCGCAGCATTACAGCGAACATCCAGCGGTTATTGGCTGGCAGACTGATAATGAATTCGGTATGCTCGATTGCCATTGTGATCGTTGCAATGATGCTTTTCGTGAATGGGCAAAAGCCAAATATGGCACTCTGGAAGCCATAAACAGTGAATGGGGAACCAATGTCTGGAGCGGGGAATACAGTGCTTGGAATGAATTTACGGTTCCGCTGGGTGGATCAAGGCATCAGAACCCTTCCTTGTTGTTAGATTTTCAACGTTTCCAGTGGGATTCCATCGTAGAGTTTCAACAGACACAGATTGATATTCTGCGCTCCGTATGCCCGGAACATTTCATAACCCACAATTTTCATAGCTATCCACAGAAGCTGAATATGTATCCTGTAGGGGCGAATCTGGATGTAGCTGCGTTTGATTATTATCCGAATACCTCTCCGACCAAACAGGCCACTGCGCCTTATAGTGGAGCCTTATCTCTCGACTTGACTCGTGGGATTAAACGGAAAAATTTCTGGATTATGGAGCAGCTAAGCGGGACACCGGGCTGCTGGATGCCAATGTGGCGCACGCCGTACCCTGGATTTATCCGTGCTTACGCCTGGCAGACTATTGCCAGAGGTGCTGATACCGTGGTGCACTTTCGCTGGAGAAATGCAGTAGCTGGTGCTGAGCAATTTTGGCATGGTCTGATTGATCATAGCAACGTCCCGGGACGCCGCTTCGCTGAGTTCACTCAGTTCTGTAATGAGGTAAATGCGCTAGGGGACAAGCTAAAGGGGACAACCTTGAAGAATGAGGTAGCTATACTGAATTCGCATGAGCAGCTTGTGGCGCTCGACATTCAACCGCAGGTTGAGAATATGGAATATTATGAGAATCTGAAGCAAATTCACCGTGCGCTGACGAAGCTTGGGATCGGCTGTGATGTCATCGACTGGAGACAACAGCTGGATGAATACAAAGTAGTTATTGCACTGAGCTTGTATCTGTTGGATGAGGAAATAGCTAAACAATTGGAAGCTTATGCAGCCGCTGGTGGCGTGTTAATAATCACGAATCGCAGCGGCGTCAAAAATATGAATAATATAGCGGTCATGCAGCCGCTGCCAGGATTGCTCAGCTACGCTGCAGGGGTTCGAGTGGACGAGTATGACCCGATTGGTACCGAAGCACATATCATCGTAGACATTAACGGTAATTCCTATGAGTGTCTGCAGTGGTGTGATCTGCTGACGCCTACTACCGCCGAGACAATCGCCTGGTACGGGAATGATTTCTACGCCGGAATTCCGGCGGTGACGGTTAACACCTTCGGCAGAGGCCAAGTTTATTACCTCGGAACCCATGCGGAGGAGAGCTACTGGTCTGTTCTGTTGGCGGATCTGGCGAAGAAACACCAACTGTTCCAGTTTGCTGGCCTGCCGGATGGAATGCAGGCATCAGTGCGAACTGGTGAGAGCGGAAGCTTCTTGTTCCTGCTCAATCTAAACCGCCAAGCCCAGACAGTCACGCTGTCGCGCGAATTTAACAGCGTACTCTACGGACAGCCTCGTTTTGGAGAGCTGCAGCTTGAGCCTTACGGTGTGGAGATTCTGGAGATGTAA
- a CDS encoding beta-galactosidase, which translates to MINDKLQKIWYGGDYNPEQWEAPEWAEDERMFKLAGIDVATINVFSWALIQPSEDTYDFSTLDELIDRLYKNGTYVCLATATGAHPAWMAHRYPEVTRVDVQGRKRKFGGRHNSNPNSPVYRKFATKLASKLAERYKDHPGLVAWHISNEYGGYDYSEESAAAFRVWLQERYGTLDTLNKAWNTRFWGHTFYDWEEIVVPNELSEEWNGNRTNFQGISLDYRRFMSNSLLECYKLEYNAIKEHSTNIPVTTNLMGFYPELDYFEWAKHMDVISWDNYPSLDTPVSFTAMTHDLMRGLKNGQPFMLMEQTPSQQNWQPYNSLKRPGVMRLWSYQAVARGADTVLFFQLRRSIGACEKYHGAVIEHVGHEHTRVFRECAELGKELEQLGSQLLDARGQAEIGIIYDWENRWALDLSSGPSVALDYVNEVHKYYDALYQQNIEADMIGVEENLSKYKIVIAPVLYMIKPGFAAKVEAFVQAGGTFITTYFSGIVNENDLVTVGGYPGELRKVLGIWSEEIDALLPGMSNELVMNKEWGALSTSYSCDLLCDLIHSEGAEVLAQYGTDFYKGMPALTVNSFGEGKAYYVATSPEARFLQGFLANLCAEQGIQPLVSAPTGIESVQRVKDGVSYLFLLNHTEGELSADIGTAVRTDILGGEELKGTVVVPSRGVLILKGDLLNA; encoded by the coding sequence GTGATCAACGATAAATTACAGAAGATTTGGTACGGTGGGGATTATAATCCCGAGCAATGGGAAGCTCCAGAGTGGGCAGAGGACGAACGGATGTTTAAACTGGCTGGAATTGACGTTGCTACGATAAATGTTTTTTCTTGGGCGCTGATACAACCCTCTGAAGACACTTATGATTTCTCTACCTTGGATGAATTAATAGATAGATTATATAAGAATGGTACTTATGTATGTTTGGCAACAGCTACTGGTGCTCATCCGGCCTGGATGGCCCACCGCTATCCCGAAGTAACCCGTGTTGATGTACAGGGTAGAAAACGTAAATTCGGCGGACGCCACAACTCCAACCCCAATAGTCCGGTCTATCGCAAATTTGCCACGAAGCTGGCTAGCAAGCTGGCTGAACGCTATAAAGACCATCCGGGACTGGTAGCCTGGCATATCTCTAACGAATATGGTGGGTATGATTATTCCGAGGAGTCTGCTGCTGCCTTCCGGGTTTGGCTGCAGGAACGTTATGGCACGCTGGATACCTTGAATAAAGCCTGGAATACTCGCTTCTGGGGCCATACCTTTTACGACTGGGAAGAAATTGTTGTGCCGAACGAGTTAAGCGAAGAATGGAATGGCAACCGCACCAACTTCCAGGGAATCTCACTGGACTATCGCCGATTTATGTCCAACAGCCTGTTGGAATGCTACAAGCTTGAATATAACGCGATCAAGGAGCACAGCACCAACATTCCGGTTACGACCAACCTGATGGGCTTCTATCCGGAACTGGACTATTTCGAGTGGGCTAAACATATGGACGTGATCTCCTGGGACAACTACCCTTCATTGGATACACCCGTAAGCTTTACGGCAATGACACATGATCTGATGCGTGGACTGAAGAACGGCCAGCCATTCATGCTGATGGAGCAAACACCTAGTCAGCAGAACTGGCAGCCCTACAACAGCCTGAAGCGTCCGGGTGTAATGCGCTTATGGAGCTACCAGGCAGTGGCACGTGGTGCGGATACCGTGTTATTCTTCCAGCTGCGCCGTTCCATCGGGGCATGTGAGAAGTACCATGGTGCAGTTATCGAGCATGTGGGTCATGAGCATACCCGTGTCTTCCGTGAATGTGCAGAGTTAGGCAAAGAGCTGGAACAGCTTGGCAGTCAGTTGCTGGACGCTCGTGGTCAGGCGGAAATCGGAATTATTTATGACTGGGAGAACCGTTGGGCGCTCGACCTATCAAGTGGACCTTCAGTTGCACTGGACTATGTAAATGAAGTGCATAAATATTATGACGCCCTGTATCAGCAAAATATCGAAGCCGACATGATCGGTGTCGAAGAGAATTTGTCCAAGTACAAGATCGTGATTGCACCTGTGCTGTACATGATCAAACCGGGTTTTGCCGCGAAGGTAGAGGCCTTTGTGCAAGCTGGGGGCACGTTTATTACGACCTATTTCAGCGGTATCGTCAATGAAAATGATCTCGTAACCGTAGGCGGATATCCTGGAGAGCTGCGCAAGGTGTTGGGCATCTGGTCAGAGGAAATCGATGCACTGCTGCCAGGAATGAGCAATGAATTAGTCATGAACAAAGAATGGGGCGCTCTGAGCACATCTTATTCCTGCGATCTACTCTGCGATCTGATTCACTCTGAAGGTGCTGAAGTATTGGCCCAGTATGGTACGGACTTCTACAAAGGCATGCCTGCACTTACCGTGAACAGCTTTGGCGAAGGTAAAGCTTATTATGTAGCGACTAGTCCGGAAGCAAGATTCCTGCAAGGATTTCTGGCGAACCTTTGCGCGGAGCAGGGGATTCAGCCGCTTGTATCTGCACCGACAGGCATTGAGTCTGTGCAGCGTGTGAAGGATGGAGTGTCCTATCTGTTCCTGCTGAACCATACCGAAGGAGAATTAAGCGCGGATATTGGTACTGCCGTACGTACGGATATTCTGGGCGGCGAGGAACTTAAGGGCACTGTCGTTGTGCCAAGTCGCGGCGTACTGATATTGAAAGGCGACCTATTGAACGCTTAA
- a CDS encoding histidine kinase: MKWNSIRTKLIVFMLIAATIPIVATMLITYSYTTKSLITRSVDENANLLYQGQRNLSALLEDLNRTSTTVYSNTEFFRLLESGYDDVQSGSRMFAALSYIGTSVPNIYQVYLYESKSRKSTLVTLNIPKRSLDLPVFSEAAITGRQSIVVQKTHMSNTYGLGLLSPNYPPEPVFTLHRRIEKVPTSKVLGYLSIDVQLSALSDITDQLYQKERENVYIIDAEGNIIYSDDTAQLGQPMKQEWYTQHIAGTKSSTGNFESDNAVFVYQRLQKAGADWTLVKQIPVPYLIREANKAVAINLLLLGISLVIIVAATVIISIKITAPIKQLGRYINQVQTGKMDIDIEQVSNDEIGQVMVKFGGMMDTINNLILREYKLELSNKTNQLRALQAQINPHFLNNTLQIIGTLALELNVPRIYALLSALAKMMHYSMHNDDKTVTLKDELEHVKAYVELQKERFENRFTFRYDVEDAILGTPMPKMILQPLVENYFKHGLDRTRSDGLLLLTAKALPDGFVQIDLENNGTSISEARLESLKWKLQNSASINTIVPGDALKEASDSAGIGFVNVLTRLRMVSGSDASITVDNIEPVGIRISLKIQSNDRSVRP, encoded by the coding sequence ATGAAATGGAACAGCATACGCACGAAGCTGATCGTATTTATGCTAATCGCTGCCACCATACCTATTGTGGCTACAATGCTAATTACATATTCGTATACTACAAAGTCACTGATCACCCGATCCGTAGACGAGAACGCCAACCTGCTCTATCAGGGCCAGCGTAATCTTAGCGCTCTGCTGGAGGATTTGAACCGAACCTCAACGACAGTGTATTCGAATACAGAGTTCTTCCGGCTGCTGGAGAGCGGGTATGACGATGTTCAGAGCGGTTCACGCATGTTCGCGGCCTTGTCTTATATCGGAACATCCGTACCGAATATCTATCAGGTATATCTGTATGAGAGCAAAAGCCGCAAATCGACCCTCGTCACGCTGAATATACCTAAGCGATCCTTGGATTTGCCTGTTTTTTCAGAAGCTGCTATTACGGGTCGGCAGAGCATTGTCGTACAAAAAACTCATATGAGCAATACCTATGGTCTCGGCCTACTATCGCCCAACTACCCACCGGAGCCAGTATTCACACTACACCGCAGAATTGAGAAAGTGCCGACCTCTAAAGTCTTAGGATACTTGTCGATTGATGTGCAGCTATCTGCACTGAGCGACATCACCGATCAGCTGTATCAGAAGGAACGCGAGAATGTGTATATCATTGATGCTGAGGGAAATATCATTTATAGCGATGATACGGCGCAGTTGGGTCAGCCGATGAAGCAGGAATGGTATACCCAGCATATTGCGGGAACAAAGAGCAGCACGGGCAATTTCGAGAGTGACAATGCTGTATTTGTCTATCAGCGTCTACAAAAAGCTGGGGCGGATTGGACATTGGTGAAGCAGATTCCCGTTCCTTATCTTATCCGTGAAGCCAACAAGGCTGTAGCAATTAATCTGCTGTTGCTGGGGATTTCCCTGGTCATTATTGTTGCCGCTACAGTTATAATTTCCATTAAGATCACTGCACCAATTAAACAACTGGGCCGTTATATTAATCAGGTGCAGACGGGTAAAATGGACATCGACATTGAGCAGGTCAGCAATGATGAAATCGGGCAGGTCATGGTCAAATTCGGGGGAATGATGGATACCATAAATAATCTGATTCTGCGGGAGTACAAGCTGGAGTTGTCCAACAAAACCAATCAATTGAGGGCGCTTCAGGCGCAGATCAATCCTCATTTTCTAAACAATACGCTGCAGATTATCGGAACACTTGCACTAGAGTTGAACGTCCCGCGTATCTATGCCCTGCTGTCCGCACTCGCCAAAATGATGCATTACAGCATGCATAACGACGACAAAACCGTAACCTTAAAGGATGAACTGGAGCATGTGAAGGCCTATGTCGAGCTGCAGAAGGAACGGTTTGAAAACAGGTTCACTTTCCGTTACGATGTGGAAGATGCCATACTTGGGACCCCGATGCCCAAAATGATCCTGCAGCCGCTCGTGGAAAATTACTTCAAGCACGGTCTCGACCGCACCAGATCAGATGGCTTGCTGCTCCTTACAGCCAAAGCACTACCCGACGGTTTCGTACAAATCGACCTTGAGAACAACGGAACATCGATCTCCGAAGCGCGTCTGGAGTCCTTGAAGTGGAAATTGCAGAACAGTGCCAGCATTAACACAATTGTCCCTGGTGATGCGTTGAAAGAGGCTTCCGACTCTGCAGGAATCGGCTTTGTAAATGTACTAACCCGGTTGCGGATGGTCTCCGGAAGTGATGCTTCCATTACTGTAGATAATATAGAGCCGGTGGGAATACGTATTAGTCTGAAAATACAATCTAACGATCGGAGCGTGAGGCCTTAA
- a CDS encoding helix-turn-helix domain-containing protein, whose protein sequence is MRHLSLIARRRIVFAHEGGQHLPITLDSMGYNPEQEKVTRPDGYHTYHWIQTAHGEGTIHFENKTLSLAEGSGVLLLPHTPHRYESASTDWCTYYLTFGGSSSRQILETLGMKSNSFYRWESEAPLSLMLNEMLDRHDAAQDMFSLGASTDAYRFLLTLSKYGQLHNNTAISRNVDKLQPLLKWMDSQYGDPDIGLYDLATQLGVSGRYLNSLFLQTFGLSPYAYFVRLRIRKSKEMLVSQPHLTVKSISLLVGFRDVSHFVATFRKQSGTTPEQFRRLH, encoded by the coding sequence ATGAGACATTTGTCGTTAATCGCTCGCCGCAGAATTGTGTTCGCCCACGAGGGTGGTCAGCATCTGCCGATCACTTTAGACAGTATGGGCTACAATCCCGAACAGGAAAAAGTGACCCGTCCAGATGGCTACCATACCTATCATTGGATTCAAACTGCCCATGGAGAGGGTACTATTCATTTCGAGAACAAAACGCTCTCGCTGGCTGAAGGCAGCGGTGTACTTCTGCTTCCTCATACCCCCCACCGTTATGAATCGGCATCTACCGATTGGTGCACCTATTATTTAACTTTCGGCGGCAGCTCTAGTCGACAAATCCTGGAAACGCTCGGTATGAAATCTAATTCCTTTTACCGCTGGGAGAGTGAGGCTCCTCTCTCTCTGATGCTGAATGAGATGCTGGACCGCCATGATGCGGCCCAGGATATGTTCAGTCTGGGGGCCTCCACTGATGCTTACCGTTTCCTCTTAACCCTAAGCAAATACGGACAGCTCCATAACAATACAGCGATTTCCCGCAATGTGGACAAGCTGCAGCCACTGCTGAAGTGGATGGACAGCCAATATGGTGATCCTGACATCGGACTGTATGATCTGGCTACACAGCTTGGGGTCTCGGGACGTTATCTCAACAGCCTGTTTCTGCAAACCTTTGGGCTCTCACCTTATGCTTATTTCGTCCGTTTACGCATCCGCAAAAGTAAGGAGATGCTCGTTAGCCAACCCCACCTAACGGTAAAATCAATCTCCCTGCTGGTCGGCTTCCGTGATGTCAGCCATTTCGTCGCCACGTTCCGCAAGCAGTCGGGGACTACGCCGGAGCAATTTAGGAGGCTGCACTAA